GGCTGCCTGTCATTTTGGCCCTAACCGTGTTGGTCACGGCCGCCGCCGCGATCTATTCGTACCGCCAGCCGTCGATATTCCAGGCACAGACAGCGATCATCATCGAACCGCGAAAGCCTGAGGTCACCAAAAAAGACGTCATCAACATCAATTTCGGAAACGATCAGACGTACTACAATACACAGCTCAAACTCCTCCAAAATCACGACCTGATGAAGCGAGTGGTCGTTTCGCTTGGCCTGCATCGCGAAGCAAACCTGTTCGGCTCATCGGGGATGGGCATTTGGTCCACGATCAAAGGGCTATTCGGCGGCTCAAACCAGCCTGAAGAGAATGCGGGCATGCTGCCCGTGGTTTCAGAGGACGGCGCCGATGGTGCGAAAGCAGGCGAGGTTCAGCTCTCGCCTGAGGAAAGCCGCCGTGCGGATCTGTATGCTGCGACCTTGGTCGGCGGCCTCCGTGTAGAACAGGTCGAAAGAACAAATATCGTAAATATCTCGGTCACGAGCACGAAACCCGAGATCGCCGCCAAGGTCGCGGACAAGGTCGCAGAGCTTTTCATCAAGGAAGATATCGAGCGCGAAACGTCAGGAGCGCTAAAGGCCTACGAAGACCTCGCCAACTCGATCGAAGACCTGAAAGCGACCATCATCAAGCAGGAGAACGACTACATCGAAGAGATGCGGTCAGCGAATCTGCCGCTGCAGGAACGCGGCGGCGACCTGCGTGCAAACAACCTCGAAGCCCTGCTCGGCCAGTGGCGCACTGCGTATGACGATGCGAACAAGATACAGACGCTGTACACCGCAGCTCTGAATGCCAGCGGTAAAGGCGACATACTTTCCGTTGTAGGCGACAACAAAGCTATCCAGGACGCCCGCAGCCAGAATCTAAAGCGCCGTGCCGACCTCGAAAAACGTATCGAGGACATGGACAAGCAGATAAATGCGGCACGCGAAAAACGGCAGACACTGCTTGCGAAATACACCGAAGAATATCGTGAGGTCCAGGCAGTTGATGCTCAGATCCGCGAACTCGAAGCTCAAAAGGCCGAAGTCAGCAGGGAAGTTTCCTCAAAGATCACCGAGGAAGGCAAAAAGCTGGAAGCCGACGCCGAGCGTGAGGTGATGGCAAGCCTTCGTGCTCAGCTTGCCGCCGCTCAACAGCGTGAAGGCCGAGCCCGTGCTGCCTTTGAGGCAGCGGCCGCTAAGGCCAATTTCGAGGGCCAGGTCGAAACCAAACTCATCGGCTCGAAACGCGAGATCGAATCGAACCGCAGCCTGCTCGACACCTACGTGCAGCGGCAAAAGGAACAGGAACTCGCCATCGCGAGCGGCCGCCCGAACAACATCAAGATCCAAAGCAACGCCGTCACGCCGACGGCGCCGATAGGCCCGCAGAGGACACAGAACATTCTGGTTGCGATGCTGATCGCGTTCGCCGCGGGCGTCGGCCTTGCGTTCCTGTTGGATTATCTCGACGATTCGGTCAAAAGTTCTGACGACATCAGTCGGCACCTCGGCCTGCCGACGCTTGCTCTTATTCCGCATCAGTTCGCTAATGAGAAGCGTAAAATGCTGCCGTCCGCATCCAGAAACGGGCCGGGAGCCGTGCAGGGCAGCGCCTTGATCACGCTCGACGACCGTAATTCGCCTATGGCGGAGGCGTATCGCCACCTGCGTACGTCGCTGCTTTTCTCAAGTGCAGGCAAGCCGCCGCAGACGATACTCGTCACATCGGCACAGCCGTCCGAAGGAAAAACGACGACCGCGATAAATACTGCCATCACGCTCGCTCAGGCCGATGCTGACGTGATCATCATCGACTGCGATCTTCGCCGTCCGCGTCTGCACAGCCACTTCGGGCTCGAGAATGCACGCGGCATCACGAACTACCTTTCCGGCGATCGTGATCTGGACAGCATCGTCCGCACCTATGACGATCTGCCGCGGCTGAAGGTGATCACCAGCGGCCCGATACCGCCGAATCCCGCGGAACTTCTCAGCTCGAACGAGATGCGCCATCTGCTTGAGGAGCTTTCGGCCAAATACAAACACGTAATTGTCGATTCGCCGCCGGCCATCTCCTTTACCGACGCTGCCATCATCTCGACCTTGGTTGACGGCGTAGTGCTCGTCGCTATGGCGAACAAGAGTTCGATGCATCTGATGCGTCAGTTCAAACAGCGCGTCCACAACATGGGAGCCCGCATATACGGCGTCGTTCTCAACGGCATCAAATCCGGCTCCGTCGAATACGATTACTACGGCTCCGGCTATTATCACTACTATTCACGCAGCTCCGAGGACACTTCGACGCCCTACATGGACGACGAGCGTTACTAGACATGAACACCCAATTCGAATAAAAACGCGGCCGCTGATCGCAGCGGCCGCAAGTCTTTCGACGAATTGGAGAAGAGTGTTACTCTGCTTTTGTGGGATCCTTAAAAACTATTGACTTACCAGCCTCATGCGTCCATCGGCAAGCCTGATCGCCACCGGCGCCGGTTCATAAACTGTCAGCGGCCGCGATTCTTTCTTTTCGAGCTTTGCGACCTCGGTCACGGGCAGCCGCTTCGCATTGCGTGCAAAACTGCCGTCCGTCATTTGGTTATATCGTGCAGAAATGCGCCGCACGTATTCCTGCGTTTCGCGGAAAGGCGGCACGTTGTTCCCGTATCGCATAACGGCACCTTCGCCCGCGTTGTAGCCCGCCAGGGCGAGTACGACATCGCCGTTGAACATATTCAGCAGCATACGGAGATATTTCACGCCGCCGTCGATGTTTTGTTTCGGGTCGTATATATTCGTCACACCGAGACGGCGTGCCGTCGCGGGCATCAGCTGCATCAGGCCGCTTGCACCTTTATGCGACGTGGCTCCGACCTTGAATGACGATTCCTGATGCATCACGGCGTAAACAAGCATCGGATCGACGCCGTATCGGGCACCGGACTCGACAATGTACGAATCGATCACGGAATTTCCGGTCGAAAAGCCCTTCAGGCCGGAACCGGCAGCCATCTTTACGGGTGTGTAGCTCGCGTTCCTGTAAAGCTCTCGCGTCGCGAGGCCTTCGTTGACGTTCATCCTCGGGGCGGCCGCAGGTTTCTGCTGCGCGGTTGGAGCGGTTTGAGCCGTCGTCTGAACAAGATTCTTGCCGTTCTTTCCGCGGGTATTCTTTGCAGCAGCCGCGGGCTTTGCTTTCGCCGCGACAGGCAC
This sequence is a window from Acidobacteriota bacterium. Protein-coding genes within it:
- a CDS encoding polysaccharide biosynthesis tyrosine autokinase; protein product: MENDQRLTPLPVTTDLQPAQVDYPFNYSPSYDDSFESKRSIRQYVNVVIKRLPVILALTVLVTAAAAIYSYRQPSIFQAQTAIIIEPRKPEVTKKDVININFGNDQTYYNTQLKLLQNHDLMKRVVVSLGLHREANLFGSSGMGIWSTIKGLFGGSNQPEENAGMLPVVSEDGADGAKAGEVQLSPEESRRADLYAATLVGGLRVEQVERTNIVNISVTSTKPEIAAKVADKVAELFIKEDIERETSGALKAYEDLANSIEDLKATIIKQENDYIEEMRSANLPLQERGGDLRANNLEALLGQWRTAYDDANKIQTLYTAALNASGKGDILSVVGDNKAIQDARSQNLKRRADLEKRIEDMDKQINAAREKRQTLLAKYTEEYREVQAVDAQIRELEAQKAEVSREVSSKITEEGKKLEADAEREVMASLRAQLAAAQQREGRARAAFEAAAAKANFEGQVETKLIGSKREIESNRSLLDTYVQRQKEQELAIASGRPNNIKIQSNAVTPTAPIGPQRTQNILVAMLIAFAAGVGLAFLLDYLDDSVKSSDDISRHLGLPTLALIPHQFANEKRKMLPSASRNGPGAVQGSALITLDDRNSPMAEAYRHLRTSLLFSSAGKPPQTILVTSAQPSEGKTTTAINTAITLAQADADVIIIDCDLRRPRLHSHFGLENARGITNYLSGDRDLDSIVRTYDDLPRLKVITSGPIPPNPAELLSSNEMRHLLEELSAKYKHVIVDSPPAISFTDAAIISTLVDGVVLVAMANKSSMHLMRQFKQRVHNMGARIYGVVLNGIKSGSVEYDYYGSGYYHYYSRSSEDTSTPYMDDERY
- a CDS encoding lytic transglycosylase domain-containing protein, coding for MNVNEGLATRELYRNASYTPVKMAAGSGLKGFSTGNSVIDSYIVESGARYGVDPMLVYAVMHQESSFKVGATSHKGASGLMQLMPATARRLGVTNIYDPKQNIDGGVKYLRMLLNMFNGDVVLALAGYNAGEGAVMRYGNNVPPFRETQEYVRRISARYNQMTDGSFARNAKRLPVTEVAKLEKKESRPLTVYEPAPVAIRLADGRMRLVSQ